The Aulosira sp. FACHB-615 genome includes a window with the following:
- the treY gene encoding malto-oligosyltrehalose synthase, whose protein sequence is MRIPKVTYRIQFTPQFGFDDARAIASYLSDLGISDLYASPIFKARTGSTHGYDVVDAALLNPQLGTQSDFSALVAELQALGMGWLQDIVPNHMAYSSENLYLMDVLEHGADSSYTDYFDVCWNSPFANSQERILAPLLGDFYGEALEKGDIQLQYEQNGLTVNYYSLKLPLRLESYSKFLTYNLGKLTRTLGRNHPDFIKLLGVLYILKSVPSEVTGKQRQDQIAFIKGLIWELYSTNDDIRGFIDENLKIFNGEPGNSESFNLLDDLLNDQFYRLAFWKVGAEEMNYRRFFTVNELISVKVEEMRVFNNTHSLIHKLVEDGVFTGLRIDHIDGLYNPTQYLERLREKMGDVYITVEKILELTEDLPNNWQIQGTSGYDFLNYVNDVFCQAQNQAAFNKIYHSFIGARVNYPSLVKEKKHLILEKNLAGDVDNLASLLKNIASKYRYGNDFTLNGLKRAIAELLTLFPIYRTYITPDAISDTDKACIQQVINTARKQVPLLQHEMNFLEKVLLLQFDESLSQTEKEQWIYFVLRMQQYTGPLMAKGVEDTTLYVYNRLISLNEVGGNPSHFGITIEQFHNFNQQHQQNWPHTMNATATHDTKRGEDVRARLNVLSEIPQEWEQQVNHWSEINQSHRSLVDRNDEYFLYQTLVGAFPFAEHEQASFVERVQEYMIKAIREAKVHTAWLRPDNEYEAACTTFVQKILDPNLSREFLDNFRPFQQKIAEYGIFNSLSQTLLKITAPGVPDFYQGTELWDFSLVDPDNRRPVDFELRRSYLSTIQAQIKTDILSFIPELLTQKIDGRIKLFLTLQALKARTQYLSLFQNGEYQPLQVHGTHANHIIAFARQHNKQTAIAIVPRFLTSLTQLGQPPLGESVWQDTHLKLPAKTWQNLLTHQTLQTGDTLPISQALSHFPVALLIAE, encoded by the coding sequence ATGCGAATCCCAAAAGTAACTTATAGAATTCAGTTTACACCCCAGTTTGGCTTTGATGATGCTAGAGCGATCGCATCTTATTTATCAGATTTAGGTATTTCTGATTTGTATGCTTCGCCAATTTTTAAGGCGAGGACTGGGAGTACACATGGTTATGATGTGGTGGATGCTGCACTGTTAAATCCGCAATTAGGCACTCAGTCAGATTTTTCGGCTTTAGTGGCAGAATTACAAGCTTTGGGGATGGGTTGGCTACAAGATATTGTGCCTAACCACATGGCGTATAGTAGCGAAAATCTCTATTTAATGGATGTGTTGGAACATGGTGCAGATTCTAGTTATACCGATTATTTTGATGTTTGTTGGAACTCGCCTTTTGCTAATAGCCAAGAGCGCATTCTTGCACCATTGTTAGGAGATTTTTATGGCGAAGCCTTAGAAAAGGGAGATATTCAACTCCAATACGAGCAGAATGGTTTAACTGTTAACTATTACAGCTTAAAATTACCATTGCGGTTAGAGTCTTATAGCAAATTTCTGACTTACAATCTTGGTAAACTCACCCGCACACTGGGGAGAAATCATCCTGATTTTATTAAACTTTTAGGTGTTCTCTACATTCTCAAAAGTGTGCCTTCAGAAGTTACAGGTAAACAGCGTCAAGACCAAATTGCTTTTATCAAAGGTTTGATTTGGGAACTCTACAGCACTAATGATGATATCCGGGGATTTATTGACGAAAACCTGAAAATTTTCAATGGCGAACCAGGTAATTCTGAAAGTTTTAACTTACTCGATGACTTACTCAACGACCAGTTTTATCGTCTCGCCTTCTGGAAAGTTGGCGCGGAAGAAATGAACTATCGCCGTTTCTTTACTGTTAACGAACTTATCTCGGTGAAAGTTGAAGAAATGCGAGTGTTTAACAACACTCATAGTTTAATTCATAAGCTGGTAGAGGACGGTGTATTCACTGGCTTAAGAATTGACCACATTGATGGACTATACAACCCAACGCAGTATTTAGAAAGACTGCGCGAAAAAATGGGTGATGTTTATATTACAGTGGAAAAGATTTTAGAACTTACAGAAGATTTACCAAATAATTGGCAGATTCAAGGTACTTCGGGATATGACTTTTTGAATTATGTCAATGATGTATTTTGTCAAGCACAAAATCAAGCAGCTTTTAATAAAATTTACCATTCATTTATCGGTGCAAGGGTCAATTATCCATCACTGGTTAAAGAGAAAAAGCATCTGATATTAGAGAAAAATCTAGCGGGTGATGTGGATAATTTAGCTAGTTTGCTGAAGAATATTGCCAGCAAATATCGCTATGGCAATGATTTTACATTGAATGGTTTGAAACGAGCGATCGCAGAACTTCTCACATTATTCCCTATCTACCGTACTTATATCACTCCCGATGCAATTTCCGACACAGATAAAGCTTGTATTCAACAAGTAATTAACACAGCGAGAAAACAAGTACCTCTGTTGCAACATGAAATGAACTTTTTAGAAAAAGTCTTGCTGTTGCAGTTTGATGAATCTCTCAGCCAAACAGAAAAAGAACAGTGGATTTATTTTGTCTTGCGGATGCAGCAGTACACTGGGCCACTCATGGCTAAAGGTGTGGAAGATACTACTTTATATGTTTACAACCGTCTAATTTCCCTGAATGAAGTCGGCGGAAACCCCAGTCATTTTGGTATTACTATTGAGCAATTTCATAACTTTAACCAACAACACCAACAGAACTGGCCGCATACCATGAACGCCACCGCCACCCATGATACCAAGCGCGGCGAAGATGTGAGAGCGAGGTTAAATGTGTTGTCAGAAATTCCTCAAGAGTGGGAACAACAGGTAAATCATTGGAGTGAAATCAATCAATCACATCGTAGCTTAGTTGATCGCAACGATGAATACTTCCTCTATCAAACCCTAGTTGGCGCGTTTCCCTTTGCAGAACATGAACAAGCCTCCTTCGTGGAACGAGTGCAAGAATACATGATTAAAGCCATCCGGGAAGCAAAAGTTCACACCGCATGGTTACGCCCCGATAACGAGTATGAAGCAGCTTGTACCACCTTTGTACAGAAAATACTTGACCCCAACTTATCACGGGAATTTTTAGATAACTTCCGTCCCTTTCAACAAAAAATTGCCGAATATGGCATATTTAATTCTCTTTCCCAAACCCTTCTCAAAATTACTGCGCCTGGAGTTCCCGACTTCTACCAAGGAACAGAACTGTGGGATTTCAGCTTAGTTGATCCCGATAACCGCCGTCCCGTAGATTTTGAATTACGACGTAGTTATTTGAGTACCATCCAAGCACAAATCAAAACCGATATTCTCAGCTTTATTCCCGAACTACTAACTCAGAAAATCGACGGTAGAATCAAACTGTTTTTAACACTGCAAGCACTCAAAGCCAGAACACAATATCTTTCCTTATTCCAAAACGGCGAATATCAACCTCTACAAGTCCACGGAACTCACGCCAACCATATCATCGCCTTTGCCCGACAACATAACAAGCAAACCGCGATCGCCATTGTCCCCCGTTTCCTCACCAGCCTCACCCAACTCGGACAACCCCCACTAGGCGAGTCAGTATGGCAAGATACACACCTAAAACTCCCCGCCAAAACTTGGCAAAACCTCCTTACCCACCAAACTCTACAAACCGGAGATACTCTCCCCATCTCTCAAGCCCTTTCCCACTTCCCCGTAGCCTTACTAATTGCGGAGTGA
- a CDS encoding trehalase family glycosidase: MTKQLTSPPIQAVRIYIKQTWKTLTRSHQHLLESVQDTKLEHPPNTPWLVYISPQEDCNTVKAVLERSLSATEMQQIEIRTLPNEVADIQEHGLLYLPGAYVVPGGRFNEMYGWDSYFILLGLLRDEEWELAQSQVDQLLYQVQHYGTILNANRTYMLTRSQPPVLSLMVLALFQHTQDIAWLKSTLPLLEQFYYYWVVPPHLNLTTGLSRYFALGEGPAPEVVFSELDEAGRSHYERVKEYYQKFEIDDYDVSLYYDREKDELTDLFYKGDRSMRESGFDISNRFGPFSVDIIHYAPVCLNSLLYQIEQDLAQIHEILGNPELGQQWSDRASLRRERINQHLWDEDTGLYLDYHFPSGDRRHYEFATTFYPLWTGLASPTQAARIVQNLPTFAAPGGIFTSSHVTGNQWDAPFGWSPLTLIAVLGLRRYGYHTEAKEIADKFLTMAMKEFTRFGFFVEKYDVERCSAQVSDEICFGYSSNEIGFGWTNGVILELLALGYGEGVRV; this comes from the coding sequence ATGACCAAACAACTCACCAGCCCACCAATACAAGCCGTCCGCATCTACATCAAACAAACCTGGAAAACCCTCACCCGTTCCCATCAACACTTACTAGAATCAGTCCAAGACACCAAACTAGAACACCCACCTAATACCCCGTGGCTAGTTTACATATCTCCCCAAGAAGACTGTAATACAGTCAAGGCTGTGTTAGAGCGATCGCTATCTGCAACCGAAATGCAGCAAATCGAAATTCGTACCTTACCCAACGAAGTTGCAGATATTCAAGAACACGGCTTGTTATATCTCCCCGGCGCTTATGTTGTTCCTGGTGGACGTTTTAACGAGATGTATGGCTGGGACAGCTATTTTATTTTGCTGGGCTTGCTGCGAGATGAAGAATGGGAATTAGCCCAAAGTCAAGTTGATCAATTACTTTATCAAGTGCAGCATTACGGCACTATCCTCAATGCCAACCGTACCTATATGCTGACGCGATCGCAACCCCCTGTCCTCAGTTTGATGGTGCTGGCGTTGTTTCAACATACCCAAGACATAGCATGGTTAAAATCAACCTTGCCCTTATTAGAACAGTTTTATTATTACTGGGTAGTACCGCCACATTTGAATCTGACCACAGGCTTATCTCGATATTTTGCTTTAGGAGAAGGGCCAGCACCTGAAGTTGTGTTTTCGGAACTGGACGAAGCCGGACGCAGCCACTACGAACGGGTCAAGGAATATTATCAAAAATTTGAGATTGATGATTATGATGTGAGTTTGTATTATGACCGCGAAAAAGACGAACTCACAGACTTATTTTACAAAGGCGATCGCTCTATGCGTGAGTCTGGGTTTGATATTTCCAACCGCTTTGGCCCTTTCAGCGTTGATATCATCCACTATGCGCCTGTTTGTTTAAATAGTTTGCTGTATCAAATAGAGCAAGACTTAGCGCAGATTCACGAGATTTTAGGTAATCCCGAACTTGGACAACAATGGAGCGATCGCGCCAGTCTCCGCCGTGAGCGTATCAATCAACACTTGTGGGATGAAGACACAGGACTTTACCTAGACTATCATTTCCCCAGTGGCGATCGTCGTCATTATGAATTTGCTACCACCTTTTATCCTCTCTGGACAGGACTTGCTTCACCCACACAAGCTGCAAGAATTGTCCAAAATCTACCAACATTCGCCGCGCCAGGGGGAATTTTTACCAGTTCTCATGTCACCGGAAATCAATGGGACGCGCCTTTTGGCTGGTCTCCCCTCACATTAATTGCTGTCCTGGGACTGCGCCGCTATGGATATCATACCGAAGCCAAGGAGATTGCTGATAAATTCCTCACTATGGCGATGAAAGAATTTACCAGATTTGGTTTCTTCGTCGAAAAATATGACGTTGAGCGATGCTCTGCTCAAGTTTCCGACGAAATTTGCTTTGGTTACAGTTCCAATGAAATAGGTTTCGGTTGGACTAATGGCGTGATTTTAGAACTTTTAGCTTTGGGTTACGGTGAGGGTGTAAGGGTGTAA
- a CDS encoding VOC family protein, which produces MKSILTPGNLRKVHHIALNVKDMQASRHFYGKILGLHELTGKQVPATLVELVAEGKVANFVTPDGVILDLFWTPDLNPPHPDPEQSFTRAYHLAFDIDPRLFETALAVLEENKVAIAHGPVTRPTGKGVYFYDPDGFMIEIRCDPQPENKVLSYEY; this is translated from the coding sequence ATGAAAAGTATCCTTACTCCTGGAAATTTGCGGAAAGTGCATCACATTGCTCTCAATGTCAAAGATATGCAAGCTTCGCGTCACTTTTACGGTAAGATTTTGGGCTTACATGAATTGACGGGTAAGCAAGTCCCCGCAACACTGGTGGAACTTGTCGCGGAAGGGAAAGTTGCCAACTTTGTGACCCCCGATGGTGTAATTTTAGATTTATTTTGGACACCGGATCTCAATCCACCCCATCCAGACCCAGAACAGAGTTTTACAAGAGCGTATCATCTGGCGTTTGATATTGATCCGCGATTATTTGAGACGGCACTAGCGGTTTTAGAGGAGAATAAAGTAGCGATCGCACATGGGCCAGTTACTCGTCCTACAGGTAAAGGTGTCTACTTTTATGACCCTGACGGATTTATGATTGAAATTCGTTGCGATCCTCAACCTGAAAATAAAGTGCTGAGTTATGAGTACTGA